Genomic segment of Methanobacterium sp.:
TATCAGTTTTTTCAATTCTTCACGGGTAATCCATTTTTTAACTTTTAAAGAAGGGGTTCTACTCATGAATAATAATTATGATCTTCATTAGTTAAAAATATTACGTCTTATACTATAAAATAATTTCATTTGTTATTAGATGGAAGCCCTTCTGAAACCATTTTCGAATTAGTTTCATGGGATAAAATAGATGATTTAGAGTCCAAAACGTCTTTCAGGAAATTTCCAGTAAATGTACCGCTCAATGCAACTTCCTCTGGCGTGCCGCAGGCTACAACAAGCCCTCCTTCATCCCCACCTTCAGGTCCAAGGTCTATTATGTAGTCTGCAGTTTTAATAACATCCAGATTATGTTCAATCACAAGTACTGTATTTCCAGAATCTCTTAATTTTCCAAGAACATCTAAAAGTTTCTTAATATCTGCAAAATGAAGTCCTGTGGTTGGCTCATCAAGTATGTACAGAGTTTTACCAGTAGCTTGTCTGCTTAATTCTTTAGAAAGCTTCACACGCTGTGCTTCTCCACCAGAAAGGGTTGTAGCAGGCTGCCCTAACTTTATATAACCAAGTCCCACATCATCAAGTGTTTTAAGCTTTTTATGGATTCTTGGAATGTTTCTAAAAAAATGAAGGGCCTCTTCAACAGTCATGTTAAGAACATCAGCAATGTTTTTACCTTTATATCGAATGTCCAGTGTCTCTCTATTGTATCTTTTTCCTTTACACACTTCACATGGGACATAAACATCTGCTAAAAAGTGCATTTCAATTTTTATTATTCCATCGCCACTGCATGCTTCACAGCGCCCGCCTTTAACATTAAAACTGAATCTACCAGGTTTATAACCTCTTTTTTTAGCTGCAATAGTTTCAGAAAAGATTTCTCTAATATAGGTAAAAACTCCAGTGTATGTTGCAGGATTAGAGCGTGGTGTACGTCCAATTGGGGACTGGTCAATAATAATTACCTTGTCTATGTTTTCAATCCCTAAAATATCGTCGTGTTTTCCTGCATTAACATGTTTTTTGTTGAATTTAGCAGAAAGACCTTTATAGAGCACATCATTTATCAGGGTGCTTTTACCAGAACCAGAAACTCCTGTGACACATGTAAAAACTCCAATAGGTATATTAACATTGATATTTTGAAGGTTATTTTGTTTTGCGCCTTTAACTGTAATGAATTTACCCTCGGGTTTCGTTCTTTTATCTGGGATTTCAATCGTCTCTTTCCCTGATAAAAATCTGCCTGTAATAGAATCTGGATTATCCATTATCTCATACGGTGTTCCAAAAGCAGTAATTCTACCCCCATGTTCTCCTGCTCCAGGCCCTATATCAATCACGTGATCTGCTGATAATATGGTTTCTTCATCATGTTCAACAATAATCAGGGTGTTACCTATATTTTTGAGCTTTTTAAGGGTTTCAATAAGCCTTGCGTTGTCTTTCTGGTGCAGTCCAATACTTGGTTCATCAAGTATATAGAGCACTCCCACAAGCCCTGAGCCAATTTGGGTTGCAAGACGAATCCTTTGAGCTTCTCCACCTGAAAGAGTTCCTGATGATCTTTCAAGTGTGATGTAATCCAGTCCTACGTCTGATAGGAATTTTAAACGCTCGTTTATCTCTTTTAATATTTCTTTTGCTATTAAATATTCCCTTCCAGTTAATTCCAACTCCTCAAAGAACTTTTTAGATTCCTTAACAGGCATTGCAGATACTTCAAAAATAGATCTATTCTCAACTCTAACTGAACGGCTTTCTGGCTTTAATCTTGTCCCACCACATGCAGGACATTTTCTATCACTCATGAACTGTCCAATGTATCCTCTCATGTAATTTGATTTTGTATCCATAAAGAGACGTTCCATCCTCTTTACAACACCTTCAAATTTTCTCCTCACGTGGTGCATTCTATCTTTTCGCTTAAATGTAAAATCTATCCGCCCTAAAGATCCATAAAGAATTATATTCTGGTATTTTTCAGGTAAATCCTTAAAAGGAGTGTCCATACTGAAGCCGTAATGAAGAGCAAGTGATTTAAGCATCTGGTTGTAGTAATTATCCCTGTTTTTGGATTTGCTCCAGGGTAAAATTGCTCCATCATTTAAAGAGAGGGATTTATCAGGCACCACCAGATCTACGTCAATTTCAAGCTTAGTTCCAAGCCCGTTGCACTCAGGACATGCACCATGCGGGCTGTTAAATGAAAATGATCTTGGACTTATCTCTTCAAAGTTTATATTGCAGTCTGTGCAGGCAAAATGTTCGCTGTATGCAATTTCATTCTTTTTACCATTTTTTTCATATAAAATAACAATTAAACCTTCTCCAAGTTCAAGTGCGGTTTCAACTGAATCAGCAAGCCTTCTTTTAAAATCAACATCATATCTTATTATTAGTCTGTCCACAACAACTTCTACTGTATGTTTTTTATTTTTATCCAGATCAATGTCTTCATCAAGACTTAAAACTTCACTATCTACCCTGACTCTTACAAATCCTTTCTTTTTCAGCTCTTCAAATATTTTGTGATGTTCACCTTTCCTGTCTTTAACCACAGGAGCTAAGACCTGTATTTTAGTTTTTTCTTCTTCTTTATAGATATTATCTACAATCTGACCTGATGTTTGCTGTGAAATGGGTTTACCACAGTTATAACAGTGTGGAACACCTATTCGTGCATAAAGAAGTCTTAAGTAATCGTAAATTTCAGTAACTGTTCCAACAGTAGATCTTGGATTCATTTTTGTTGTTTTCTGGTCAATTGAAATTGCAGGAGACAGTCCTTCAATATAATCCACTTCTGGTTTCTTCATCTGACCTAAAAACTGTCTTGCATAAGCTGAAAGAGATTCTACATATCTTCTCTGTCCTTCAGCATAAATTGTGTCAAATGCAAGCGATGATTTGCCTGAACCACTGATTCCAGAAATTACAACAAGCTTATCTCGAGGGATAGTAATATCGATGTTTTTCAGGTTGTGTTCCCTGGCGCCCTTTATAACTATGTTATTTTTTTTAGTGTCCATCTATTTTGAAACTCCCTCTAAAACAGTGATTTTATCTCTGATTTTTGCAGCTCTTTCAAAATCAAGTTTAGATGCAGCTAATTTCATTTCATGCTCTAAATCTTTAATTAGGAGCTGTAGTTCATCTTCAGGAATATTTTCAATATCTGCCATGAGTTCAATTTTATCTTTCTGTTTTTCTTTAATTGTCCTTGAAACTGATTTAGGCGTGATACCGTGCTTTTTATTATATTCCATCTGGATTTTTCTTCTCCTGTTTGTAATATTAACTGCAGACTCCACGGATTTTGTAATTTCATCAGCATATATAATTACCTGGCCATCAATATTTCTTGCTGCACGGCCAATTGTCTGAATAAGAGATGTTTCAGACCTTAAGAAACCTTCCTTATCTGCATCCAGTATTCCAATAAGGGAAACCTCTGGAAGATCCAGCCCCTCCCTTAAAAGGTTAACACCAACAAGGCAGTCGAATTCACCACGTCTAAGGTCGTCAATGATCTCAATACGTTCAAGCGTTCCTATTTCTGAATGAAGATACCTTACTTTAATCCCTATTTTTGCATAGTAATCTGTAAGGTCTTCAGCCATTTTTTTAGTTAAGGTGGTTACCAGTATTCTCTGGTTCTGCTTTATTCTCTTCTGTACTTCTCCTAAAAGATGGTCCACCTGTCCTTTAACTGGCTTAATGATTACTTCAGGATCAACAAGCCCTGTAGGCCTTATTATCTGCTCTACAGTATTTTCACTTCTTTCAAGTTCATATTTTGCAGGAGTTGCAGAAACATATAATGCCTGGTTCATCAGGCTTTCAAACTCTTCAAAGTTAAGAGGACGGTTTTCTCTGGCTGATGGAAGTCTGAATCCATGATCTACGAGAGAATCTTTACGTGCACGATCTCCAGCATACATTCCACCAATTTGGGGCACAGTAACATGTGATTCATCGATTATTGTAAGAAAATCCTCTGGAAAATACTTTATCAGTGTATACGGCATGCTACCCCACTTTCTACCGCTTAAATGAAGTGAATAATTTTCCACTCCAGGACAGTAGCCCATCTCTTCAAGCATTTCCATATCAAATCTTGTCCGCTGCTCCAGACGCTGTGCTTCCAGTAATTTATTCTGTGCACGCAGTATAGTAAGACGATCCTCTAATTCTGCTTCAATGGCTTCCAATGCTCTTTGCATTTTGCTATCAGATATTACAAAGTGTTTTGCTGGAAATATGGTGATTCTATCTATTTTTTTCACCACATTACCCTTTAATGGGTCAATATAAGATATTCCATCAATCTCATCACCAAATAATTCTATTCGGACAGGTAAAGAGCCATGTACTGGAAATATCTCTATAACATCCCCTCTTGCTCTGAATTTGCCCCGTCTAAAGTCTATATCGTTTCTTTCATATTGAATGTGTACCAGTTTTGATAATATATCTTCTCTTTCGTGTATTTCGCCTACCCTCATGTGCAGAAGATGATCTCCATAGTCTTCAGGCGATCCAATACCGTAAATACATGAAACACTGGAAACAACAATAACATCATCCCTTGAAAGAAGTGATTGAGTTGCTGAGTGCCTCATCTGATCAATTTCGTCGTTTATACTGGCTTCTTTATCAATATAAGTGTCAGTATGAGGAATGTAAGCTTCTGGCTGATAATAATCATAATAACTTACAAAATACTCCACAGCATTTTCCGGGAAAAATTCTTTAAATTCCTCATAAAGCTGTGCAGCCAGCGTTTTATTGTGGGAAATAATTAAAGTGGGCTTTTGAATTTCTTTAATTACATTGGCCATGGTAAAAGTTTTTCCAGAACCTGTAACTCCAAGCAGCGTTTGATGTTTTAGTCCGTTATTAAAGCCTTTAACCAGGGAATTTATAGCTTTTGGCTGGTCACCTAATGGTTTATAGTTTGATACTAACTTAAATCCTGTCATTTATCCTTCCTCTTTTAAAAAAGGCTTTTCAAATCAATATTCACCCAAAAAATTCTATGTTACTTCTTCAGTAATAGATTTTGAGTAAGAGCATTTGAAAAGTAATCTGATTCATATTAATATATACATTTTAAGCATCACATTTAGAAAATAATTTAATTTATATTGGCGGATATATTATATAAAAATATGGTATAACGAAAAAGGTGATTATAATTTTAAACGCTTCCATTAAAGAAATTGGAAAAAGCCTTAAAAAAGCTGTAAAATTAGATACAAGTCCTTTAGCAGTTTATGGTTCAGAAAATATACCAGATAATGCTGTACCTATGTGCTCTAATGATAGATGCGTAGCTAAGGCCATACTAATTAATGCGGTGAATAACAAAGAACCTCCACTGTATACAGGGAAAGATACTCTTAAAGGATGTTGCCCTGGAGCAATGATGTACTTTGGATTTACAGAACCTTTAAAGTTCATAAAATACTTTGTCTCAACTGGCAGTGAAAATTTTAGAAAAGGGGAGGCAGAATACTTGAAAGCAAGCCCTGAACTTGTTGAAGAATTTTTAGAATCTGTTGGAAAAATAAAAACTCCTGGAAAATACATAGTAATTCAAAAATGCGAAGATATTAAGGAAGAAGTCGATGTAAAATCAATTTTATGCTTTGGAAATGGAGAACAAATACGTAATTTGAGTAGTCTTATTCATTTCAGGACAAAAAATCCATTCGAAGCTATTAACGTGCCTTTTGGCCCTGCATGTGCTACATTTGTTACATATCCTGCAGGAATGGCTGAAAAAGCTCCCAAAGAAACAGCTTTTTTAGGTCCTGTTGATCCTACTGGAAATGTGTGGTTTCCACCAGAATATATGGCAATAGGAATGCCGTTAGAAGTTGCAGAAAGAATGCATGAAGATCTGGAGGATTCATTTGCTGCAAAAAGACCTGAAGTGGCAAATCCTAAAATAAGAGACGTAATTAACTTTCCTTAAAAATTCATTTATAATCCTTTCTATTCGTTTTAATATCCTTGATTTTTCTTTGCCTAAAAATGACATGAATTAACCAGTACAAAATAATAACATTACAGGGGCGATTAAATGCCAAATCGTTGCAGTAAACCAGATAACCTACCAGATAAACCCGGCGTATACATAATGAGAAATATAGACAACGATGTTCTCTATGTTGGTAAAGCAAAGTCATTGATAAAAAGGGTTAAATCCTATTTCAGTACCCAAGAACATCCTTTAAAAACAAAATTGCTGATGAGTCATTTTCACAATTTAGAATATATTATAACTGATACAGAAAAGGAAGCGCTTATTTTAGAGTCCAATTTCATAAAAAAATACAAACCAAGATACAACATAAGATTAAAGGACGATAAAAGATATCCATACATCAAAATTACCAGTGAAGATTTTCCAAGGGTTCTAATTACAAGAAATGTTAGAGACGACAATGCATATTACTATGGGCCTTTTACTGATACTGGATCTGTTAGAAGAATGATTAAATCCTTAAAAGAACTCTTTAAAATAAGGGAATGCCGAAATATGAATGGACCATGCCTTAATTATCAGATTCACCTGTGTAATGCTCCTTGCAGTGGTAAAATTACAAAAGAATCATATAACGAAATTATAGATAAAATTAACCTGTTTTTTGAGGGTAAGTACAGTGAAATAATTGAAATGCTAAATAAATCAATGTTAGAAGCTGCAAGTAACTGCGAATTTGAAAAAGCAGCGGTTTTAAGGGATCAAATCCAGTCAGTAGACAGTATTTTTGAAAAACAGAAAATAGAATTTGATAGGGGACTTGAACAGGACGTGATAGCCTGTGCATATGATGAAAAAGCAGCATGTGTTGTTGTTTTTTCAATCAGGGACGGAAAGATCACTGGAAAGGATGATTTTTTGATGAGCGGTGTAGAAGATGCCCTTCCAGATAAAATACTTTCAGCCGTCGAAAATCATAGATTTTCGGGGTCCTTGAAAACTTCGTTTTCGGGACATCGAAATTATAAATTTCGAATGCCACGAAATTTTCAATTTCGTACGACCGTCGAAAAAGCAGAGCTTTTGAACGCCTTCCTTAAACAGTATTATATGACACCCCGGCATATACCTTCACAAATAATCATAGAGTACATTCCAGATGAGCTTGATTTAATAAAGGAATGGCTTTCTGAAAAAAGAGGGCGTGAAGTTGATATTAGACTTCCAAAAAATGGTACTGAAGGCCGTCTGATTCAAATGGTTGCAAAAAACGCTGCCATTATAAAAAATCAGGAAAAAGAAGTAAGAGGTGCGTTGTTTGACCTTAAAAAATACCTTAACCTCCCCAAAATTCCAAGGAAAGTTGAAGCCTTTGACATCTCCAATATCAGCGGTAAGCTTTCTGCAGGATCAATGGTGGTTTTTGAGGATGCTGTGCCTAAAAAAAGCAGGTACAGACGGTATAAAATCCGGATGGATGGGCCTGATGACTATGCAATGATAAGAAACGTTATAAAAAGGAGATACAGTAAAATTTCTCCAGGGGAAAATGATAAAAAGCCTGACCTGATTCTTGTAGATGGAGGTAAAGGACAGCTTAACGCAGCCTTAGACGTATTAAAATCCCTTGGTCTTGAAGATATACCAGTTATCGGTCTTGCTAAGGAATTTGAAAATGTATTTGTACCTGGAGTTTCAAATCCCATTATTTTGCCGCGTAATTTGGAAGCATTACATCTTTTACAGAGAATAAGGGATGAGGCGCATCGTTTTGCAGTTACATACCATAAGAAACTGAGATCCAAGGAGCTGAGGCATTCTATACTTGATGAAATAAAGGGAGTGGGAGAAAAACGAAAAATAAATCTTTTAAAGCATTTTGGAGATATAGAAGGCATTAAATGTGCAGATATTAATGAGATTGCAGAAGTTGAAGGTATTAACAGGAACCTGGCCCATATTATTTACAAGCACCTCCATGGAAAAGGCTATTAAAAGAAGTTGATTTTTCAATTTAGATAGCTTGAAAGTTAACCAGAGGGCAAAATATTAATATGTTTTAAATATGAAACATATGATGGATATGTCGTCTGTTAAAATTCTTGTTGTTGAAGATGAAAGCATTGTGGCCATGGATTTAAGACATCGGCTGGAAAATATGAATTATACAGTGCTTGCAGTAGTACCTTCTGGAGAGGAAGCAGTAGAAAAAGCTGCTCTAATGCGACCTGATTTAATTTTGATGGACATTGTACTTAATGAAAAAATGGACGGTATTCAGGCGGCGCAAATAATTAAAGACAATTATAATATTCCTGTTTTGTATTTAACTGCTTATTCTGACGAGAAAACATTAAAAAGAGCTAAAATAACCGGTCCGTTTGGTTACATTATCAAGCCTTTTGAAGACAGGGAATTACACAGTGCAATTGAAATAGCACTTTACAAGCATGAAATGGAGACAAAACTTAGAGCTAACGAAAAATGGCTTTCCACCACACTTGAAAGTATAGGAGAAGCAGTAATAACCACAGATGAAAAGGGATACATCACATTCATGAATCCCATGGCTCAAAAAATTACTGGGTGGAGTCAGGAAGAAGCAACTGGAAATCCACTTGAAAACATCTTCAGAATTATTGATGAAAAAACAGAAGAACCAGTTGATTTATCAATAGATGCTCTTCTTAAAAAAAATTCAGTAACCAGTGTAAACGATAATATACTTCTTATAACCAAATACGGCACTAAAGTGCCTGTTAGCAATACAAATGCTCCAATAACAGATGATAAGAACATAAAAACAGGTATAGTACTTGTTTTTCAGGATATTACTCAACGAAAAAAAGCTGAAAAGGAAAGAGAACAATTATTAAAGGAAAAGGCCAGAAGCGAACTTTTTGGTTTTCTTTTAAGCGCAATACCTGTTTTTGCATCCAGTATTCCACCCCAAATTAGAAATAATATAGCAAAAAGCTTTGCTGACCGATTTGAAAAAAATATGAAACCTGGATTTGAGGAGAGTATTTCTAAATGCCTTTCTTTTAAATTATCACCCTCCAGTGAAAATGTTTTTAGCTGTTATATGGACTGGATTGAAGGATTTTTATCAAATTTAGGGATTGAAGTTAAAGAACTGTCCAGAGAGAAGAAACTAATAGTATTTTCTAACTGCCCCTGGGAAAAGGAAGCGCGTTACAGTCCCATGTTCTGCATTATTTGCAGGATAATTGTTATACGCAGTTTTACATGGACATCCATCAGGGGTCATGTAGAACATGTTTCATGCATGGCTGAAGGAAGCAAAGGATGTGCTTTTCAATTTATTTTATCTGAAGATACTGCTTAAATTAATCTAAAGGAAGTGTAAAATTGGAAAGAATAAAAACAGGAATATCAATATTTGATGAAATTACAGGAGGATTTCCAGCAGGAAGAACCATGCTTATTACAGGCGATGCAGGTTCAGGTAAAACAATATTCGGGCTGCATTTTGCAAAAAATAGCTGCGATCAGGGGCTTAAAACTGCATATATTACTACAGAAGAAGATGCACATGACCTTAACCTTCAGGGAGACTCTTTTAACTGGAATTTAAAAGAGTATCAGGAAAAGGGGCTGCTCAAATTTATAGAACTTGCAGAAATTAGAGCAAGAGTTACTGAGGCTGAAATAAGCATAAATATTGATACTGTGAAGGGAAACTTTGCAAAAATAATTGAACACATCCCCGGTGATATTAAAGTTGTTATAATTGATAATTTAAGTGGTTACACTGCTAAATTAACTCCCTATGAATTTAGAGATCGTTTAGATCACCTGGTATTTGAATTAAAAAAGAGGGATATAACCACTCTCCTTATATTAGACAGTGCCACTTCCAATGAATTTAATGAACTTGCCCTGTTTTCAGTTTACGGTGCAATAAAACTGATGAAACGTGAAAATCCATACACCGGCCGAAGAGAAAGAGTGATGGATATAGTGAAAATAAGAAGTACCAGAACTCCCATACAGTTCATGACATATGAAATTAATTCTAAAGGACTTGAAATATTGTCAAGAGCTGAAAAAATAGGATAATATTATTTTAGGTACTGATCCTTTTATTGGTTTATGTTTTTTGTGGTATGGGAAGGTTGGTAATTCTTTTAGGGTCCAGATGTGGTCTGTGACTATGTATACGTCATAGGAGTTCTTTTTTTGATATTTCCTGAATATTTATCCTCTTATATGTGTTTTACAAGGTTTTTCAAGGAGTTGTGTGGTCTTCAAAGAAGTATTTCAAAAGGTCACTATCTAATCTTAAAAAAATAAAAAAATAAAAAATAAAGGGTTTTAAGTCTTGAAATTATCTTTTTAGTTCTTTTTAGACAATATCATTCCAGCAAGAACTAATAGAATCGCTAGTAACATTCCGCCAATAGGAACTCCTGTTGGTTGCATTGGAACTGCTGCATGCGTAATTGGAGTTACTGGTGCAGACTTAATTGGAGTTACTGGAGTTACTGGCTCTGGTGCTGGACCTACAGTTACAGTGGTGTTTGCTTGGTTGTTTGTGGTGTTTTGATCGTAGTTGGTTCCGTTTATAGTTGCAGTGTTGGTTAGTTGGGTGTTTGAAGCAATAACTTGTGCTATGATGTTCAGTACTGCGGTTGCGTTGGTTGCTAAGTTTCCAATAGTCCATATTCCGGTTGTGGAATTGTAATTACCGTCAGCTGATATGAAACGTAGTCCTGCAGGTAATAAATCAGTTACAGTTACTCCTGTAGCGTTATCCGGCCCATGATTACGTGCGGTTAATGTGAATGTGACATTATCCAGGTAATTAGGATTAGGATTGTTCACTGTTTTGCTGATTCCAAGGTCTGAAGCTGCATTTACAGTTACAGTGGTGTTTGCTTGGTTGTTTGTGGTGTTTTGATCGTAGTTGGTTCCGTTTATAGTTGCAGTATTGGTTAGTTGGGTGTTTGAAGCAATAACTTGTGCTATGATGTTCAGTACTGCGGTTGCGTTGGTTGCTAAGTTTCCAATAGTCCATATTCCGGTTGTGGAATTGTAATTACCGTCAGCTGATATGAAACGTAGTCCTGCAGGTAATAAATCAGTTACAGTTACTCCTGTAGCGTTATCCGGCCCATGATTACGTGCGGTTAATGTGAATGTGACATTATCCAGGTAATTAGGATTAGGATTGTTCACTGTTTTGCTGATTCCAAGGTCTGAAGCTGCATTTACAGTTACAGTGGTGTTTGCTTGGTTGTTTGTGGTGTTTTGATCGTAGTTGGTTCCGTTTATAGTTGCAGTATTGGTTAGTTGGGTGTTTGAAGCAATAACTTGTGCTATGATGTTCAGTACTGCGGTTGCGTTGGTTGCTAAGTTTCCAATAGTCCATATTCCGGTTGTGGAATTGTAATTACCGTCAGCTGATATGAAACGTAGTCCTGCAGGTAATAAATCAGTTACAGTTACTCCTGTAGCGTTATCCGGCCCATGATTACGTGCGGTTAATGTGAATGTGACATTATCCAGGTAATTAGGATTAGGATTGTTCACTGTTTTGCTGATTCCAAGGTCTGAAGCTGCATTTACAGTTACAGTGGTGTTTGCTTGGTTGTT
This window contains:
- the uvrB gene encoding excinuclease ABC subunit UvrB, producing the protein MTGFKLVSNYKPLGDQPKAINSLVKGFNNGLKHQTLLGVTGSGKTFTMANVIKEIQKPTLIISHNKTLAAQLYEEFKEFFPENAVEYFVSYYDYYQPEAYIPHTDTYIDKEASINDEIDQMRHSATQSLLSRDDVIVVSSVSCIYGIGSPEDYGDHLLHMRVGEIHEREDILSKLVHIQYERNDIDFRRGKFRARGDVIEIFPVHGSLPVRIELFGDEIDGISYIDPLKGNVVKKIDRITIFPAKHFVISDSKMQRALEAIEAELEDRLTILRAQNKLLEAQRLEQRTRFDMEMLEEMGYCPGVENYSLHLSGRKWGSMPYTLIKYFPEDFLTIIDESHVTVPQIGGMYAGDRARKDSLVDHGFRLPSARENRPLNFEEFESLMNQALYVSATPAKYELERSENTVEQIIRPTGLVDPEVIIKPVKGQVDHLLGEVQKRIKQNQRILVTTLTKKMAEDLTDYYAKIGIKVRYLHSEIGTLERIEIIDDLRRGEFDCLVGVNLLREGLDLPEVSLIGILDADKEGFLRSETSLIQTIGRAARNIDGQVIIYADEITKSVESAVNITNRRRKIQMEYNKKHGITPKSVSRTIKEKQKDKIELMADIENIPEDELQLLIKDLEHEMKLAASKLDFERAAKIRDKITVLEGVSK
- the uvrC gene encoding excinuclease ABC subunit UvrC, with protein sequence MPNRCSKPDNLPDKPGVYIMRNIDNDVLYVGKAKSLIKRVKSYFSTQEHPLKTKLLMSHFHNLEYIITDTEKEALILESNFIKKYKPRYNIRLKDDKRYPYIKITSEDFPRVLITRNVRDDNAYYYGPFTDTGSVRRMIKSLKELFKIRECRNMNGPCLNYQIHLCNAPCSGKITKESYNEIIDKINLFFEGKYSEIIEMLNKSMLEAASNCEFEKAAVLRDQIQSVDSIFEKQKIEFDRGLEQDVIACAYDEKAACVVVFSIRDGKITGKDDFLMSGVEDALPDKILSAVENHRFSGSLKTSFSGHRNYKFRMPRNFQFRTTVEKAELLNAFLKQYYMTPRHIPSQIIIEYIPDELDLIKEWLSEKRGREVDIRLPKNGTEGRLIQMVAKNAAIIKNQEKEVRGALFDLKKYLNLPKIPRKVEAFDISNISGKLSAGSMVVFEDAVPKKSRYRRYKIRMDGPDDYAMIRNVIKRRYSKISPGENDKKPDLILVDGGKGQLNAALDVLKSLGLEDIPVIGLAKEFENVFVPGVSNPIILPRNLEALHLLQRIRDEAHRFAVTYHKKLRSKELRHSILDEIKGVGEKRKINLLKHFGDIEGIKCADINEIAEVEGINRNLAHIIYKHLHGKGY
- a CDS encoding ATPase domain-containing protein — protein: MERIKTGISIFDEITGGFPAGRTMLITGDAGSGKTIFGLHFAKNSCDQGLKTAYITTEEDAHDLNLQGDSFNWNLKEYQEKGLLKFIELAEIRARVTEAEISINIDTVKGNFAKIIEHIPGDIKVVIIDNLSGYTAKLTPYEFRDRLDHLVFELKKRDITTLLILDSATSNEFNELALFSVYGAIKLMKRENPYTGRRERVMDIVKIRSTRTPIQFMTYEINSKGLEILSRAEKIG
- a CDS encoding DUF169 domain-containing protein, producing the protein MIIILNASIKEIGKSLKKAVKLDTSPLAVYGSENIPDNAVPMCSNDRCVAKAILINAVNNKEPPLYTGKDTLKGCCPGAMMYFGFTEPLKFIKYFVSTGSENFRKGEAEYLKASPELVEEFLESVGKIKTPGKYIVIQKCEDIKEEVDVKSILCFGNGEQIRNLSSLIHFRTKNPFEAINVPFGPACATFVTYPAGMAEKAPKETAFLGPVDPTGNVWFPPEYMAIGMPLEVAERMHEDLEDSFAAKRPEVANPKIRDVINFP
- a CDS encoding methanogen output domain 1-containing protein, translated to MKHMMDMSSVKILVVEDESIVAMDLRHRLENMNYTVLAVVPSGEEAVEKAALMRPDLILMDIVLNEKMDGIQAAQIIKDNYNIPVLYLTAYSDEKTLKRAKITGPFGYIIKPFEDRELHSAIEIALYKHEMETKLRANEKWLSTTLESIGEAVITTDEKGYITFMNPMAQKITGWSQEEATGNPLENIFRIIDEKTEEPVDLSIDALLKKNSVTSVNDNILLITKYGTKVPVSNTNAPITDDKNIKTGIVLVFQDITQRKKAEKEREQLLKEKARSELFGFLLSAIPVFASSIPPQIRNNIAKSFADRFEKNMKPGFEESISKCLSFKLSPSSENVFSCYMDWIEGFLSNLGIEVKELSREKKLIVFSNCPWEKEARYSPMFCIICRIIVIRSFTWTSIRGHVEHVSCMAEGSKGCAFQFILSEDTA
- the uvrA gene encoding excinuclease ABC subunit UvrA, with the protein product MDTKKNNIVIKGAREHNLKNIDITIPRDKLVVISGISGSGKSSLAFDTIYAEGQRRYVESLSAYARQFLGQMKKPEVDYIEGLSPAISIDQKTTKMNPRSTVGTVTEIYDYLRLLYARIGVPHCYNCGKPISQQTSGQIVDNIYKEEEKTKIQVLAPVVKDRKGEHHKIFEELKKKGFVRVRVDSEVLSLDEDIDLDKNKKHTVEVVVDRLIIRYDVDFKRRLADSVETALELGEGLIVILYEKNGKKNEIAYSEHFACTDCNINFEEISPRSFSFNSPHGACPECNGLGTKLEIDVDLVVPDKSLSLNDGAILPWSKSKNRDNYYNQMLKSLALHYGFSMDTPFKDLPEKYQNIILYGSLGRIDFTFKRKDRMHHVRRKFEGVVKRMERLFMDTKSNYMRGYIGQFMSDRKCPACGGTRLKPESRSVRVENRSIFEVSAMPVKESKKFFEELELTGREYLIAKEILKEINERLKFLSDVGLDYITLERSSGTLSGGEAQRIRLATQIGSGLVGVLYILDEPSIGLHQKDNARLIETLKKLKNIGNTLIIVEHDEETILSADHVIDIGPGAGEHGGRITAFGTPYEIMDNPDSITGRFLSGKETIEIPDKRTKPEGKFITVKGAKQNNLQNINVNIPIGVFTCVTGVSGSGKSTLINDVLYKGLSAKFNKKHVNAGKHDDILGIENIDKVIIIDQSPIGRTPRSNPATYTGVFTYIREIFSETIAAKKRGYKPGRFSFNVKGGRCEACSGDGIIKIEMHFLADVYVPCEVCKGKRYNRETLDIRYKGKNIADVLNMTVEEALHFFRNIPRIHKKLKTLDDVGLGYIKLGQPATTLSGGEAQRVKLSKELSRQATGKTLYILDEPTTGLHFADIKKLLDVLGKLRDSGNTVLVIEHNLDVIKTADYIIDLGPEGGDEGGLVVACGTPEEVALSGTFTGNFLKDVLDSKSSILSHETNSKMVSEGLPSNNK